GTTCATCAACGGCCGCGAACTTGATCCGACTATTATCGTTCGCCACAATCTCCACCACGTGGTTCGCCCGGTTCATCCGGGTTCCCTGTGTCGTGAGGTGCTGGGTGAAGGCAAATTGGCTACCTTGATCCGCCACAATCAACACGTGGGAAACCTGCGGACCGTCCTGAGTGCTGTCCTGGACGAGGTGCGCCTCGATGGGCTGCGTGATCACCACATTTTGCGGCACGTAAAGGAAGATACCGCTGTTCAGATAAGCCACGTGGTAAGCCGCCAAGCGATCCTCGGTGGCGGGGATGATTTGGTTTAGGTAGGGTTGGGTGAGTTCCGGATACTGGGTCACGGCCGTAAACAGGTCGGTCAGAATGACCCCTTGGGCTTGTAAGGCCGGGGGCAAATTCACGGCAACCGTCGTTTGACCCACCTGGATAAGCTGGCCGTGGTCGGTCGCCGGGGCGATTCCGGCGGCTAAGGTCGGATCGGCGGCCCGCCAAATCAAGCGCTGATCTAGTAACTTCTCGCTAGAATAGGTAAACCGGTGAAATTGCGGGTTCCCTAAGCGATTAAGCTGGGATAGGGCCGCCGTGCGCTGGGCCACCAGCCAGGTGGGCTCACGGTGAGCGGCTGCCAAGGCACGTAACGTTGCCGGTTGATCAATGGTCGTCATTTACACCCCTCCTAATCCTCGTCCACCAGGGGCACATCCAGCCCTAACTCGTCGCGTAAGCCAGCGTACCCTTCCCGTTCCAAGGTCTGGGCCAAATCGGCGTTACCGGTCTTGACGATCTTACCGCCCATCATGACGTGCACCACATCGGGAACGATGTAGTTCAACAAGCGCTGGTAGTGGGTAATGATTAAGGCCCCGAAGTTTGCGCCCCGCAGCGAGTTCACGCCCTTAGAGACCACCTTCAAGGCATCGATGTCGAGCCCGGAGTCGATCTCGTCAAGTAGAGCAAACCGGGGCTTGATCATTAGGAGTTGAAGAATTTCGTTACGTTTCTTCTCCCCACCCGAAAAGCCCTCGTTCAAATACCGTTCCGTCATGGCTTCGTCCATGTCCAGGAGCGCCAAATTACGGTCCAGTTCCTTAAGGAAGGCCATGACCGAAATCTGATCGTCCTCCGCGCGCCGGGCATTGATGGCCGCTCGTAAAAATTCGGCGTTGGTAACGCCCTGAATCTCGGCGGGATACTGCATGGCCAGAAATAAGCCGCGGCGTGCCCGTTCATCGACTGGCAGGTCTAAAATGCTCGTGCCATCTAAGCGAATGTCACCACCGGTCACGTGATACGCGGGATGTCCCATGATGGTCTGCGACAAGGTTGATTTTCCCGTTCCGTTAGGCCCCATGATGGCGTGCACCTCACCGGTGGTCATGGTGAAGTTGACTCCCGTTAAAATCTCTCGGGATTGCTGACTTTCTTCATCGGCAACCGCGACGTGTAGATCTTTAATCTCAAGTGTTGACATGTCCTTAACCTCCAGTTGATTACGGGGAAAACTCTGACTGACTCCCCCATTAACGTAAAGCTTGCACCCATTCATCATACAAAATCTTACCACAAGAAAACTGACGATTTTCTCACTCTGAAAGTCTAATCGCTAGCGACAGCCGGGATTGGTGCGCCTTCATTAAATTTTTTTGTAACAGGCCCCGTCAGTTAATACCAATCCAAAAGTGACCCTGATCTCCAATGCCGAGATCAGGGTCACTTTAACGTTACGACTCACTAGTTCGCCCTTTAGCGCACTAATCGGCTTGAATCGTTTGTTGCGGCACCTCTACCAGTTCACCGATGCCCAACAGGTAGAGGTATTGGTGCAGCACCGGCTGACCGGTCATCTGGTGCAGGGCCGTGGCGTACAGGTTAACCTGCCCACCGTAACGGTCGACCAGCTTGGCCACACTAGCGGCCGGGTCCTGCCGGTTCACGTGGTCGGTCTTGTAATCAAACAAGATTAACCCCGTGGGTGTCGTCAAATACCCGTCAATGATCCCGTGAACTAGGACCTGCGATGCCCGTTCCTGAAAATCACGAAATAGACTTTTGGCCGGCATCAACAGGGAGAACGGGACCTCCCGGTGAAGTTGCTCGGGGTGGGCCAAAATGGCTTGCCCCACCGGTGTGGCGTAGAACCGTAAGATGGCTTGCGGATCGACTCGTTGGGCAACCTGCGGTGTCAAAACCTTCCCCGCCACTAAACGATCGATCAGGGCTTGAATTCGCTCTACCGTCGGCAGTACCGTCACGTCCAGTTGCTGTAAAACCAGGTGGGTCGCCGTCCCAATCTCGGTGGGCAGTGGGGCGCGAACGGTTTGCAAAAATTCGGGCCGGGCAAAGTTGTGGCCCACGTAACGGCGCCCCGCTTGGCCAGTCGTCGTATTCTGGCTTTCCGCCATCAACGCCGTATCGGGCTCTTCAAAGAGCCGTTTGGCTTCGGAGACCGACTGGTAGGCCGTGGTCACGGTCGCCGCCTGGTGGGGATACTTAAAGTCCATGAGCTGCTTTAGCGCCGCGCCATTCACCTGCGGCGCCGTCACCTGGTCAGCGGCCGCTTGAGCCTGATCCAACCAGTCCATCTGTGTCGGGGCCACCGGCTTACTGGGCGCCAGATCGGCCGCCGTGGCAAAGGTCACCCCAAAATGGGTCGGATCTCCCGCTAGTGGGCTGATGGCGGCGTGTTCGGTTTGCCACTCCTGAACTTGAGCTTGGGGCGTTCGAATCAGGCACATCCCCACCCAGTCGAGGTAGTTGGCCACCGTGGACTTTTCCCGCATCGTGGCGGGGAGCACCAGGTCCGTCGATTGAAAGGCCTGGCTCCAAGTCGTCAACGCCTGCTCACGACTCTTAGCCGACCCGACGATATAGATCCGGGACTCCGCACGGGTCAACGCCACGTAAAGTTTCCGCATTTCTTCGG
Above is a window of Levilactobacillus zymae DNA encoding:
- the sufC gene encoding Fe-S cluster assembly ATPase SufC, which translates into the protein MSTLEIKDLHVAVADEESQQSREILTGVNFTMTTGEVHAIMGPNGTGKSTLSQTIMGHPAYHVTGGDIRLDGTSILDLPVDERARRGLFLAMQYPAEIQGVTNAEFLRAAINARRAEDDQISVMAFLKELDRNLALLDMDEAMTERYLNEGFSGGEKKRNEILQLLMIKPRFALLDEIDSGLDIDALKVVSKGVNSLRGANFGALIITHYQRLLNYIVPDVVHVMMGGKIVKTGNADLAQTLEREGYAGLRDELGLDVPLVDED
- the sufD gene encoding Fe-S cluster assembly protein SufD; the encoded protein is MTTIDQPATLRALAAAHREPTWLVAQRTAALSQLNRLGNPQFHRFTYSSEKLLDQRLIWRAADPTLAAGIAPATDHGQLIQVGQTTVAVNLPPALQAQGVILTDLFTAVTQYPELTQPYLNQIIPATEDRLAAYHVAYLNSGIFLYVPQNVVITQPIEAHLVQDSTQDGPQVSHVLIVADQGSQFAFTQHLTTQGTRMNRANHVVEIVANDNSRIKFAAVDELGRDTLTYFNRRAVVKRHAEVDWAVGLMNRGDTLGQVATDLVGEGAQTETKVVAITSQAQREGINTRITNRGKHTVGHILQRGVLLGTSELVFNGIGDIIHGAAGANAEQENRLLMMTPGTHGDANPILLIDENDVVAGHAASVGQVDQQQLYYLMSRGIDRKTAERLVIRGFLSAVLRAIPAKNVQQQLIQTIERTLQNG